AGGATGATATACTCTGGATTTGCCTTTGAAATTTCATTGAATGCCTCATTAAACTCAGAGATTGTATTGTTGTTAAATGAGCTAACCCTTATATATCCTATATTATCATCTAAAATCTCAAACTTTACGCTCTTTATCTTTATAACATCCCTGGTTATGGTATAGATAATGGGATTTGGCTCTTTTCTCCTTGTAATGGTAATGGTAACCTTTGTTCCTGGTTCTCCCCTTAGCTTGGCTACAGCATCAGCTAGGTTTATTCCCTCGGTTGATGTTCCATCAATATGGGTTATCCAATCATCTGATTTTACACCTATTTTATATGCAGGTGTATCCTCTATAGGTGATATAACAACGAGCTTATTATCCTTTATGGTAATAACAATTCCCAATCCTCCAAATTGACCAGAGAGCTCTGTTTCCATCTCCTTGTGTGCCTGGGGTGTCATAAACCTGGTAAAGGGATCCTGTAAGGTCTGTAGCATCCCGTTAATCGCTCCGTAGATAAGCTCCTTTGAGCCTGTTTTTGAGGGATCTACATAGCTTTGTTGGACATAAGAAAAAACCTCAGAGAATACATCTAAGTCTTTATAGCTCTCTTGTGAATAGGCAAGGATGGCTAAACCAAGCCCAATTATAATAATCATCCATAACCCTTTTTTCATTTTTGAATTTTTATAAATCCTTACCTCAATTTTGACTTTTGCATTTTGAATTTTTATTGATTCAAGATATGTGGGGTAAGGAAGACAAGAAGCTCTCTTTTTATGGGAGTTCCTTTTCCGGTTGAAGGAGATACGCCTTTATATCTAAATGCCCTTCCGACAAATGGAAGGTCAGAGAAAAATGGCACAGAATATTCTGTCACCAGCTCATCCTTACCAATCATCCCTCCTATTACTATTGTTTCCCCATTGTTTACCATAATCGTTGTTTCAATCAATTGCTCGCTTTTTGTAGGAGCTGTATGCTCCCCTATGCCTGCTACCCAGATAGTATTTTCGGGTTTCCCACCCTTAGTTGAGATTTTAAGCTCTAAAAGGATGGTTTTATCAGGATTAACCTTAGGGGTTATCTCAAGCTCTGTTGTCATATCAATGTATTTAACAGTAACGCCAACTGCTGAGCCCTCTGATGAGGGTGTTGTTTCTGCATAGGGAGCCTCTCCACCTACCTTTATCTTTGCCTTCCGATTGTCAGAGGTAGCAATCTTTGGAGCAGCAATCAACTCAGCCTTTTCCTTTTTAATAAGATTTTGAAGCTGAAGGAAAAGGTTTGTATTTCCAGAAAGCCTTCCAATAGAAAGGTTTGTTGAGGAAATAGCTCCAAGATCAACTAGCCCTTGGGTTGTATCTTGTGCAGAGGATGGATGGGTAAACCCCCATCTAATCCCAAGGTTCTGGGTTTCATTGTAATCTATGGTTACCATCTTTGACTCAATCATAATTTGGGGTGTTGAGGAATCAAGGCTTTTTATTACATTCTTTATTTCCTCAAGGTTCTTTGATGTTGTTGTAATTATTAAAGAATTTGTCCTTTTGTCTATGATAATCTTTCCACCTGCATCTGGGTCTAAAAGGGGTTCAACATTCTTTGACATATCCTCTGCCTTATCATAGTTTATAAAGATAACCTCTGTCTTAACCGCTGTTTTTAAAAGGTTTTCTTTTGTATCTACCCTAATTATTCCCTCTTCCTCTACCCAGTTAAAGTTATTTGGTTTAAGGATCATATTTAGTGCCTGATCCCATCTAACATTATTAAGCTCAATGGTTATTACACCAGATACATCTGGCCCTAAAACAATATCCTTTCCTATCTTTTTGGATAATGCCCTTAGAACATCAGAAAGGTCTGTTTCATAAAACCTCATAGAAAATAAATTTTCTTCTTTTTTCTCCTCCTTCTTTTCCTCTTTGGGCTTTATAGCCTCCTCTATCTTTCCTAAAGGAGGAAGAATTCCCATTTCTGGTGCAGGGATAGGCTCTTCTTTAATCTCTTCCTTTACCTCCTTTTTTTCTGATATGCCTGTATCCATCTCAATCAAACAATTATTTTTATCAGAAAGAAGTTGGTATGGATAGACCTGCTTTAGGCCAATTGTTATCCTTGCAATCTTAACCGGCTCCTTTAGCCTCTGCTCTGAAGAAATGCTCAAAATAGCCTTGCTTCTATTTTTAATTTTGTCCTTTGAAAGGCTATCCTCGCCATTTAAAAGGTCAATGATTAGCCTAGGTGGATTTAGGATAACAAATGCCCTATATTGAGGCACATCTGATGAGGTAATTACCACCCTTGTCTTTCCATTCTCATCATACCCTGTAATCCCTGTTAATTGATACCCCCAAGCTACCCCAAAAAACCCCAATAATGCCACCTGTAATATTTTTTTCATTGTATCTCCTCCCTTATTTCTTTTTCTTCCATCTTTAAAAATAGCTCTTTTCCCTTTTTGGTTAAAATTATTCCATCTTCCCTTGTTTTTACTTTTATCTCAGGAACATCATTTCCATCCTTGTCAAGAAGCTTATTATCTGCAAAGAGATAATTTTCTTCCTGGGCTTTGATAACCGCTATTTTTTCCTTTTTATCAAAGATATACCCCGAAATAACCCATTCCCCCATCCCTCCCTCCTCTCTTTTTGTTTCAATTACTACCTCAACCTCTTTTGGCATTTTTATGACCCCCGGCCCTTTTAATGGAACAAATGGATCCCTTCTTCCCAGATCAAGGTATTGATATGTCTCATATTTTGGAGGAGGAACCTCAACAGGAATAGGTGGCTTAGGTTTCTCTTCCTTTACCTCCTCCCTCTTTTTGCATCCTAAAACAATAACTAGACAACAAATAACAAGTGATAGAATATTTAATAAATTCTTACCACACTTTTGACTTTTAACTTTTAACTTTTGACTTTTCATCTATATATATACGACTCAAGCTTTAAAGGGACAGAAACTGTATCAACAGGCCCTTTTTCTTCTGTTGTTTGACCTTGACTTGCACTTATGGATAGCTCTACTGTGTTAATAAGCCTGGAAAGGTTTCCAATTGCACAAATAAACTTTATTACATTATGAAATGTTCCGGCAATAGTAAGGTTAATGGGATATACTGCATAGTCACCCTTTTCTTGTATTTCCCCTGGTGAAAAAGATGGAAAATAAACCCTATATTCTTCAGAAAGCTGGGTTAGGGTGGTAAGAAGATAGGGAACATCCAAATCCTTGGGAAGGACATCTTCTGCATATTGTAATTGAATCTTAAGCCTTTTTCCTTCTGCCTCAACAAAAGGAAGCCTTTTTGCCTCTTTTTTGTTTTGTAAAAGTGTCTGTTCTTTTGTCTTCTTCTCTGAAGAAAGACCTTTTACCTCATTATTTAATGGCTTAAAAAAATTGTGGTAAAAGATAAAGCCACCCCCTCCCACAATTAAAAAGAGTATAAGGTATAGCTTTTGCTTCTCAGTTAGCTTCTTCATAGGTTATATTTCAGGGTTAAACTAAAGTTTGTTATTTTTTCTTCCTCCCCCTTTTCAGATGATAAAACCTCACCAAGGGTTATATTGCTAAAAAATGGATTTTCCATTAAAGCTACAATAAAATTCGCCACAGAGTAGTTGG
This sequence is a window from bacterium. Protein-coding genes within it:
- a CDS encoding secretin N-terminal domain-containing protein, encoding MKKILQVALLGFFGVAWGYQLTGITGYDENGKTRVVITSSDVPQYRAFVILNPPRLIIDLLNGEDSLSKDKIKNRSKAILSISSEQRLKEPVKIARITIGLKQVYPYQLLSDKNNCLIEMDTGISEKKEVKEEIKEEPIPAPEMGILPPLGKIEEAIKPKEEKKEEKKEENLFSMRFYETDLSDVLRALSKKIGKDIVLGPDVSGVITIELNNVRWDQALNMILKPNNFNWVEEEGIIRVDTKENLLKTAVKTEVIFINYDKAEDMSKNVEPLLDPDAGGKIIIDKRTNSLIITTTSKNLEEIKNVIKSLDSSTPQIMIESKMVTIDYNETQNLGIRWGFTHPSSAQDTTQGLVDLGAISSTNLSIGRLSGNTNLFLQLQNLIKKEKAELIAAPKIATSDNRKAKIKVGGEAPYAETTPSSEGSAVGVTVKYIDMTTELEITPKVNPDKTILLELKISTKGGKPENTIWVAGIGEHTAPTKSEQLIETTIMVNNGETIVIGGMIGKDELVTEYSVPFFSDLPFVGRAFRYKGVSPSTGKGTPIKRELLVFLTPHILNQ
- the pilO gene encoding type 4a pilus biogenesis protein PilO, which encodes MKKLTEKQKLYLILFLIVGGGGFIFYHNFFKPLNNEVKGLSSEKKTKEQTLLQNKKEAKRLPFVEAEGKRLKIQLQYAEDVLPKDLDVPYLLTTLTQLSEEYRVYFPSFSPGEIQEKGDYAVYPINLTIAGTFHNVIKFICAIGNLSRLINTVELSISASQGQTTEEKGPVDTVSVPLKLESYIYR